From the Fibrobacter sp. genome, one window contains:
- a CDS encoding serine protease gives MKKTTLALLCLICTQFLWAVPSNNTTSPNPSVKTLFFKDAGVFYYSARAYSYTDGRFTGLSGKINVQVTDKNLNMEVLYNKKNNPRTYSLIITNKSERMDQNNEKILVYKGYYANDTTRASVIVEFGDEYASVTRMYDSQLFFDYIGTSNSGTGSGFAINSNIIVTNQHVVNGNEFLYALKDELDTNFIDLEVIYQDVALDLAILRSTKKLTACAIDRKIYDIGEDVVAYGYPQTSVQGQSLKATKGIISSRKGLRDDVKSYQIDAAIQPGNSGGPLIRGDKVIGIIVASLRPSKDVTSQNVNYAIKSNFLGAVLDVLKIENNGKAEPKDCTYFIHSVDEKDMEEYIRQ, from the coding sequence ATGAAGAAAACAACTCTTGCGCTGTTGTGCTTAATTTGCACACAATTCCTGTGGGCCGTTCCATCAAACAATACAACTTCACCGAATCCATCTGTAAAAACATTGTTTTTTAAAGACGCGGGAGTCTTCTATTATTCGGCCCGCGCTTATAGTTATACAGACGGTCGTTTCACGGGTTTGTCTGGAAAAATAAACGTTCAAGTAACGGATAAAAACCTGAATATGGAAGTTTTGTACAACAAAAAGAACAATCCGCGAACATATTCCTTGATTATTACGAATAAATCCGAAAGAATGGACCAAAACAACGAAAAAATTCTTGTTTATAAGGGGTATTATGCAAACGACACTACTCGTGCATCCGTTATCGTAGAATTTGGAGATGAATACGCATCCGTCACAAGAATGTACGATTCTCAATTATTCTTTGATTATATCGGAACATCCAATTCAGGAACAGGAAGTGGGTTTGCTATTAATTCAAACATTATTGTCACTAATCAGCATGTAGTTAACGGTAACGAGTTTCTTTATGCCTTAAAAGATGAGCTTGATACAAACTTTATAGATCTTGAGGTCATTTATCAAGATGTCGCCCTTGATTTGGCAATTCTTCGGTCAACAAAGAAATTAACGGCTTGCGCTATTGACCGAAAAATTTATGACATCGGAGAAGATGTGGTTGCGTACGGATATCCACAAACAAGCGTCCAAGGACAAAGTTTGAAGGCCACAAAGGGAATAATTTCTTCGAGGAAAGGGTTGAGGGACGATGTAAAATCGTATCAAATAGACGCTGCCATCCAACCGGGCAATTCAGGGGGGCCTTTAATCAGAGGCGATAAAGTTATCGGCATTATAGTTGCTTCTCTAAGACCATCTAAAGATGTTACATCTCAAAATGTGAATTACGCCATAAAAAGCAATTTCCTAGGAGCCGTTCTTGATGTGTTGAAAATAGAAAACAACGGAAAAGCCGAGCCTAAAGATTGCACGTACTTTATTCATTCTGTAGATGAAAAAGATATGGAAGAATATATAAGACAGTAA
- a CDS encoding ATP-binding protein: MITFERKIYQKLLQWKAESQGNEALLIEGARRVGKSTVVETFAQREYKSYILIDFNDCEVSVKKAFDKLNDLNNFFAVLSYTYGVTLYPRNSLIIFDEVQKFPKARQSIKKLVKDGRFDYIETGSLISINENVKDITIPSEETSIQMFPMDFEEFCTAFGKSNICEYIRQCFFDSKPLEQGLHDDAMQLFKLYMLIGGMPQSIAEYLEHSFSFEYSDRRKRSIISLYKKDIQKIKGAYRSKVLSTFEQIPAFLSKHEKRVTLSKIKNGINTKNTYENTFMWLGNSMITNNCLRCSDPNVGMALNSDDSAIKCYMGDTGLLFSLAFNENTITNEQLYKQIMNDKLAINKEMLYENAIAQMLVANGHKLYFYTRYNPILHRNDLEIDFLLSDMGSAGGKVVPVEVKSSKNYTTTSLTDFNRLYKKRIAKSFIIHPKKYSIKEDGTICIPPYMTICL; the protein is encoded by the coding sequence ATGATTACCTTTGAACGCAAGATTTACCAAAAACTGCTGCAATGGAAAGCGGAATCACAGGGTAACGAAGCGCTTCTCATAGAAGGGGCCCGTCGAGTCGGTAAAAGCACCGTCGTGGAAACTTTCGCACAAAGAGAATACAAATCCTACATTCTCATCGATTTTAACGATTGCGAAGTATCTGTCAAGAAGGCTTTCGACAAGTTGAACGACCTGAACAATTTCTTCGCGGTTCTCTCCTACACATACGGAGTGACGCTTTATCCGCGGAATTCTTTAATCATTTTTGATGAAGTGCAAAAATTCCCAAAGGCTCGCCAAAGCATCAAGAAACTTGTCAAAGACGGTCGGTTTGATTATATAGAAACAGGATCACTCATTTCAATAAACGAAAATGTAAAGGATATAACCATTCCTTCGGAAGAGACGTCCATCCAGATGTTTCCGATGGATTTTGAGGAGTTTTGCACAGCCTTTGGAAAATCAAACATTTGTGAATACATACGGCAATGCTTTTTTGACAGTAAGCCGTTGGAACAGGGTCTGCACGACGACGCCATGCAGTTATTTAAGTTGTATATGCTTATCGGCGGGATGCCACAATCCATTGCGGAATATCTGGAACACTCCTTCAGTTTTGAATATAGTGACCGACGCAAGCGAAGTATAATTAGTCTATACAAGAAGGATATTCAGAAAATCAAAGGGGCCTACCGATCCAAGGTTCTTTCAACCTTTGAACAGATTCCGGCTTTTCTCTCCAAACACGAAAAGCGAGTGACTTTGTCAAAAATCAAGAATGGAATTAATACCAAGAACACATACGAGAATACCTTTATGTGGCTTGGCAATTCCATGATAACAAACAACTGTCTCAGATGTTCCGACCCAAATGTGGGCATGGCTTTGAACAGCGATGATTCTGCAATTAAGTGTTATATGGGCGATACCGGACTCCTTTTTTCGCTCGCTTTTAACGAAAATACAATCACAAACGAGCAACTCTACAAGCAGATTATGAATGACAAGCTTGCGATAAACAAGGAAATGCTTTATGAAAATGCGATTGCACAGATGCTTGTGGCTAACGGGCATAAGCTGTATTTTTACACACGTTATAATCCAATTTTGCATAGGAACGACTTGGAAATAGATTTCCTGCTGAGTGATATGGGATCTGCGGGGGGCAAAGTTGTCCCCGTTGAAGTCAAGTCGTCCAAGAATTACACTACGACTTCATTGACCGATTTCAATCGCCTTTACAAAAAGAGAATTGCCAAGTCGTTCATTATCCACCCGAAAAAATATTCCATAAAAGAAGACGGAACAATTTGCATCCCTCCCTATATGACTATCTGCTTGTAA
- a CDS encoding glycogen/starch/alpha-glucan phosphorylase: MAKASKKAVEAPVLGTDAESFRKAFTDHINHTLARSMDTVTDHEKFLAVAYAVRDRLVDRWIKTQETYYEKDVKRVYYLSLEFLIGRTLGNSVLNLDVEQAVVEALDELGMTLEELREQEVDAGLGNGGLGRLAACFLDSMATLELPATGMGIRYEYGMFSQKIVNGEQEEQPDNWLRLPNPWEIARPANAIKVPFYGYVVSWTDENGKLRNRWETKDYVLALPYDTPIPGYKNNTVNNLRLWSAKSTDDFGLSYFNNGDYIAAVQDMELSETISKVLYPNDSSMNGKELRLKQQYFLCSASLQDIIKRFKKLHKNDWKKFPEKVAIQLNDTHPAISIAEMMRILLDIEGLEWDEAWDIVTHTFAYTNHTLMPEALEKWPVSLFENLLPRHLQIIYEINARFLRMVSMKWPGDNDRLARMSLIEEGGCKMVRMAYLSIVGSFAVNGVAALHSDLLKTTLFKDFYELWPEKFNNKTNGVTPRRWVRKANPAMSELITKKIGDSWVKDLDDLKKLEKFAKDAAFQKEFMAVKKQNKERLAKYLKETQGVDVDTNTFFDVQVKRIHEYKRQLLNILHAIHLYIQLKDGKEIMPRTIMIGGKSAPGYWMAKQIIRLANAVAAIIDADPVCKGKLKMVFLENYRVSFAEKIIPAADLSEQISTAGTEASGTGNMKFALNGALTIGTLDGANVEMKEEVGDENIFIFGLTVEEVTDLLAKGYRPRDFYEKDDDLRRVIDLIGSGFFSPDRPELFKHIADKLLTHDPYMLCADFRSYVDMQAKVAKEYQNKKAWAEKAILNVARMGKFSSDRTIKQYAEEIWNAKPCSIKL; the protein is encoded by the coding sequence ATGGCAAAAGCATCTAAGAAGGCTGTAGAAGCCCCGGTTCTCGGAACCGACGCGGAATCCTTCCGCAAGGCGTTCACCGACCATATCAACCACACGCTGGCCCGCAGCATGGACACCGTCACCGACCATGAGAAGTTCCTGGCCGTGGCTTACGCCGTGCGCGACCGTCTGGTGGACCGCTGGATCAAGACCCAGGAGACTTATTACGAGAAGGACGTGAAGCGCGTCTATTACCTGTCCCTGGAATTCTTGATTGGCCGTACCCTCGGCAACTCCGTGCTGAACCTGGATGTGGAACAGGCCGTAGTAGAAGCCCTGGACGAACTGGGCATGACCCTGGAAGAACTCCGCGAGCAGGAAGTGGACGCGGGTCTCGGTAACGGCGGTCTCGGCCGCTTGGCCGCCTGCTTCCTGGATTCTATGGCCACTCTGGAATTGCCCGCCACCGGTATGGGCATCCGCTACGAATACGGTATGTTCAGCCAGAAGATCGTGAACGGCGAACAGGAAGAACAGCCCGACAACTGGCTGCGCCTGCCGAACCCCTGGGAAATCGCCCGCCCGGCCAACGCCATCAAGGTGCCCTTCTACGGTTACGTGGTGAGCTGGACCGACGAAAACGGCAAGCTCCGCAACCGCTGGGAAACCAAGGACTACGTGCTGGCCCTGCCGTACGACACTCCGATTCCGGGCTACAAGAACAACACCGTGAACAACCTGCGTCTCTGGAGCGCCAAATCGACGGACGACTTCGGTCTCAGCTACTTCAACAACGGCGACTACATCGCCGCCGTGCAGGACATGGAACTTTCCGAGACCATCTCCAAGGTGCTGTACCCCAACGATTCCTCCATGAACGGCAAGGAACTGCGCCTGAAGCAGCAGTACTTCCTGTGCTCCGCCTCCCTGCAGGATATCATCAAGCGTTTCAAGAAGCTCCACAAGAATGACTGGAAGAAGTTCCCCGAGAAGGTGGCGATCCAGCTGAACGACACCCACCCGGCAATTTCCATTGCCGAAATGATGCGTATCCTTCTGGACATCGAAGGTCTGGAATGGGACGAGGCCTGGGACATTGTGACCCACACCTTCGCCTACACGAACCACACCCTGATGCCGGAAGCTCTGGAAAAGTGGCCCGTCAGCCTGTTCGAGAACCTGCTGCCCCGCCACCTGCAGATCATCTACGAAATCAACGCCCGGTTCCTCCGCATGGTCAGCATGAAGTGGCCCGGCGACAACGACCGCCTTGCCCGCATGAGCCTTATCGAAGAAGGCGGCTGCAAGATGGTCCGCATGGCCTACCTCTCCATCGTGGGTTCCTTTGCCGTGAACGGCGTGGCCGCCCTCCACAGCGACCTGCTGAAGACCACCCTCTTCAAGGACTTCTACGAACTGTGGCCCGAAAAGTTCAACAACAAGACCAACGGCGTGACGCCGCGTCGCTGGGTCCGCAAGGCCAACCCCGCCATGTCCGAACTCATCACCAAGAAGATCGGTGACAGCTGGGTGAAGGACCTGGATGACCTGAAGAAGCTGGAAAAGTTCGCCAAGGACGCCGCCTTCCAGAAGGAATTCATGGCGGTCAAGAAGCAGAATAAGGAACGCCTGGCCAAGTACCTGAAGGAAACTCAGGGCGTGGACGTGGATACCAACACGTTCTTTGACGTACAGGTGAAGCGCATTCACGAATACAAGCGCCAGCTCCTGAACATCTTGCATGCCATCCACCTGTATATCCAGCTGAAGGACGGCAAGGAAATCATGCCCCGCACCATCATGATCGGCGGTAAGTCCGCTCCCGGTTACTGGATGGCCAAGCAGATTATCCGCCTTGCCAACGCCGTGGCCGCCATCATCGACGCCGACCCGGTCTGCAAGGGCAAGCTGAAGATGGTGTTCCTGGAAAACTACCGCGTGTCCTTCGCCGAGAAGATCATTCCGGCAGCAGACCTTTCCGAACAGATTTCTACCGCGGGCACCGAAGCCTCGGGTACCGGAAACATGAAGTTCGCCTTGAACGGCGCACTCACCATCGGTACGCTGGACGGCGCCAACGTGGAAATGAAGGAAGAAGTAGGCGACGAAAACATCTTCATCTTCGGCCTCACCGTTGAAGAAGTGACCGACTTGCTGGCCAAGGGTTACCGCCCCCGCGACTTCTACGAGAAGGACGACGACCTGCGCCGCGTTATCGACCTGATCGGTTCTGGCTTCTTCAGCCCCGACCGTCCGGAACTGTTCAAGCACATTGCAGACAAACTCCTGACTCACGACCCCTACATGCTCTGCGCCGACTTCCGCAGCTACGTAGATATGCAGGCCAAGGTGGCAAAGGAATACCAGAACAAGAAGGCCTGGGCCGAGAAGGCTATCCTCAACGTGGCTCGCATGGGCAAGTTCAGTTCCGACCGTACCATCAAGCAGTACGCCGAAGAAATCTGGAACGCCAAGCCCTGCAGCATCAAGCTGTAA
- a CDS encoding histidine phosphatase family protein, with translation MDWSKNTIKFLSAACIAVFLISATACGDDSSSGSPADPNTEQTSGSSSGTESGDGAGTEQSSTSEALISATITTERSLPVVADSNGFFDVADIYKAAPSSYKIAFVLRHAERESGLGQESPLTEVGVQQAIDLGKKLAGGDESFYYASTDFIRTRETCNNIAKGRGETGSVTETQADLLNGSYFLTVSSDSLDAFALKKGGGWKIISAYAYGEDYYAEQMKPLFYDFFERGNQFIMENIVANMNQWKRVSVLVTHDILIEPLVVYASNRTVDVNYYKSRRWVNYMTGIAVVLNGNSQVELYPVRGTEIGFMMQGQTTSVSTDSTDVK, from the coding sequence ATGGACTGGAGCAAAAATACAATCAAGTTTTTAAGTGCTGCCTGCATTGCCGTTTTTTTAATTTCGGCCACTGCCTGCGGAGACGATTCTTCAAGCGGATCTCCCGCAGACCCGAATACAGAACAGACTTCTGGATCTTCTTCGGGAACAGAATCGGGTGACGGGGCAGGAACCGAGCAATCTTCCACAAGCGAAGCGTTGATATCTGCCACCATTACCACAGAAAGGTCTCTGCCCGTGGTTGCCGACAGCAATGGGTTTTTCGACGTAGCCGATATCTACAAGGCCGCTCCGTCTAGTTATAAGATAGCCTTCGTGCTGCGCCATGCGGAACGTGAATCGGGCCTTGGGCAAGAATCTCCCTTGACCGAAGTAGGGGTGCAGCAGGCGATTGATCTTGGAAAAAAACTTGCAGGTGGTGATGAGTCGTTCTATTATGCTTCTACAGACTTTATCCGCACTCGCGAAACGTGTAATAATATCGCCAAGGGTCGCGGTGAAACAGGTAGTGTCACGGAAACCCAGGCCGATTTGCTGAACGGAAGCTATTTCTTGACCGTTTCTTCGGACAGTTTGGACGCCTTTGCGTTGAAGAAGGGTGGTGGCTGGAAAATAATTTCAGCATATGCATATGGCGAGGATTATTACGCCGAGCAGATGAAGCCTCTTTTCTATGACTTTTTTGAGCGAGGAAACCAATTCATCATGGAGAATATCGTTGCCAATATGAATCAGTGGAAAAGAGTCAGCGTCCTTGTGACACATGATATCCTGATTGAGCCTCTGGTAGTCTATGCCAGTAACAGAACTGTAGATGTGAATTACTATAAGAGCCGTCGTTGGGTAAACTACATGACTGGAATTGCCGTAGTTCTTAACGGGAATAGTCAGGTGGAACTGTACCCTGTTCGGGGTACGGAAATCGGCTTCATGATGCAGGGCCAGACGACGTCTGTTTCCACCGATTCGACGGACGTAAAATAG
- a CDS encoding NAD(P)H-binding protein — MKVALLGSTGLVGKNVLSLLARLPQVVHVYCPVRTVPDLQALGITRGESKIHFEMVDFEQVSGTYRQVLMAGFLGCDAVICCLGTTKKQAGSKVAQEKVDVRLPLSLAAIAKSAGVKNFLCVSAQGADSHSPFFYNRLKGMLEEGLTMMNFETLTLVRPSLLLGKHKDRRFGEELLQKTIGAHPEWIPAYVRPVHAETVAAHLVASLLKPPTDHICATDCVKGKRIIYNRILAQTKVAELF, encoded by the coding sequence ATGAAAGTCGCATTGCTTGGTTCTACCGGTCTTGTGGGGAAAAATGTCTTGAGCCTGCTTGCAAGGCTTCCGCAGGTGGTACATGTCTATTGCCCGGTGCGAACGGTGCCGGACTTACAAGCCCTTGGAATTACTCGGGGGGAATCCAAGATACACTTTGAAATGGTGGATTTTGAACAAGTAAGCGGAACCTACCGCCAGGTCCTTATGGCGGGGTTTCTCGGTTGCGATGCGGTAATATGCTGCCTTGGCACGACTAAAAAGCAGGCGGGCAGCAAAGTTGCACAAGAAAAAGTGGATGTTCGGCTTCCTCTTTCGCTGGCGGCCATTGCAAAAAGTGCAGGAGTCAAGAATTTTCTGTGCGTCAGCGCCCAGGGGGCAGACAGCCATTCGCCTTTTTTTTACAACCGTCTCAAGGGCATGCTGGAAGAAGGCCTTACCATGATGAATTTCGAGACGCTTACCCTGGTGCGGCCCTCCCTGCTTTTAGGCAAGCACAAGGACAGACGCTTCGGTGAAGAACTTCTGCAAAAGACCATCGGTGCCCATCCGGAATGGATCCCGGCCTATGTGCGGCCTGTTCACGCCGAAACCGTAGCTGCCCATCTGGTAGCATCCCTCTTGAAACCGCCTACGGACCATATCTGCGCCACCGACTGCGTCAAGGGCAAGCGAATCATCTACAACCGCATACTCGCCCAGACGAAAGTGGCCGAACTTTTTTAA
- the polA gene encoding DNA polymerase I, whose amino-acid sequence MSEKTLLLLDSYALAFRMFYAYSQNPLVNSKGEDVSMMHGYWGAVLRILAKHKPTHFAIARDVAHTKTFRHDLYPDYKANRGPMPEEMAAQMPLLGESMEASGIPLLSEPGYEADDVMASVATAAVEAGFDHVVILSKDKDMSQIVSDKIHLFHLTKGADGIDFGPDQVVEKYGLPPEKIRDYLALMGDASDNVPGVPKVGPKTAIQLLNDFGDMDNLYANLDKVTKKGLHDNLEQNREKAFLSRELVTLQTKRAFSGSLSALEYNGIHVDTLAEIFKEHEINSLLRLLEKVPGKAGFVHDGDNQQGEFPEGDRIAAVDDVLPTYICVDSAEKFQQMMAEFAAATEIGVDTETDGLDSMACNLVGLCLAAASEDGSVPKGYYVPLAHTDDIGFPVGNFDSAAVKEWFLAFWDESCEVVDGKHRRTFVFHNAKFDLHVLSRAFGLSIPQITAAKIVDTLIAAWMLSPGQTGLGLDNQVMQRLNHEMIPIENLIGRGKSQIPFNRVPVKDAAEYGAEDAVYTLRLWRPLLQELQKMDYEKFFYSQEMPLLKVLYQMEGVGAYVDTAVLKNLEVELAGRIEKLEKEICDMAGLEFNIGSPKQLGEVLFDTLGLPEIKKRSTDAAVLEELSVSAPHPIVFAIIEYRELKKMQSTYVSVLPTLVNPRTKRIHTSFIQWGTATGRLSSRDPNLQNIPVRSDLGKKIRAAFVPENPDNVILAVDYSQIELRMLAHLSGDPALIESYKEGIDIHARTAAAIYGVELDAVTADMRRDAKVVNFGILYGMTAFRLSRDLKIPMAQARDFITGYFGMYQGVQKFIDDTKAYAHKNGYVETLSGRRRYIAGIDSSDRMESQMAERMAVNTPVQGSAADLIKIAMIRIQERINRENLPLKMMLQVHDELVFECPKDRLEELSAMVKAEMEGAMELRVPLVASVGSGENWLEAH is encoded by the coding sequence ATGTCCGAAAAAACTTTACTGCTCCTTGATTCTTACGCGCTTGCGTTCCGCATGTTTTACGCCTATAGCCAGAACCCGCTGGTGAACAGCAAGGGCGAAGACGTCTCCATGATGCACGGCTACTGGGGAGCGGTACTCCGTATTCTGGCAAAGCACAAGCCAACCCATTTTGCCATCGCTCGGGACGTGGCCCACACCAAGACATTCAGGCACGATCTTTACCCGGACTACAAGGCCAATCGCGGGCCCATGCCCGAAGAAATGGCCGCCCAGATGCCTCTTTTAGGAGAGAGCATGGAGGCCAGCGGAATCCCGCTGCTTTCGGAGCCCGGCTACGAGGCCGACGACGTGATGGCCAGCGTGGCTACCGCTGCGGTGGAGGCAGGCTTTGACCATGTGGTGATTCTTTCCAAGGACAAGGACATGTCCCAGATCGTGTCCGACAAGATTCACCTGTTCCATTTGACCAAGGGTGCCGACGGCATAGACTTTGGCCCTGACCAGGTGGTGGAAAAATACGGCCTCCCGCCGGAAAAGATTCGGGATTATCTGGCGCTCATGGGGGACGCCAGCGATAACGTCCCGGGAGTTCCGAAGGTTGGCCCCAAGACTGCCATACAGCTGCTGAACGATTTCGGCGATATGGACAACCTGTACGCCAATCTGGACAAGGTGACCAAGAAGGGACTTCACGACAATCTGGAGCAGAATAGGGAAAAGGCGTTTTTGAGCCGAGAACTGGTGACGCTCCAGACCAAGCGGGCCTTTAGCGGGAGCCTTTCTGCCCTGGAATACAACGGAATCCATGTGGACACCCTGGCGGAGATTTTCAAGGAACACGAAATCAACAGCCTGCTTCGCTTGCTGGAAAAAGTTCCCGGCAAGGCGGGGTTCGTGCACGATGGCGACAATCAGCAGGGCGAGTTTCCGGAGGGCGACCGCATCGCTGCTGTCGATGACGTTCTCCCCACCTACATTTGCGTTGATTCCGCCGAAAAGTTCCAACAGATGATGGCTGAATTTGCGGCGGCTACAGAAATCGGCGTGGATACGGAAACCGACGGTCTGGATTCTATGGCCTGCAATCTGGTGGGGCTGTGCCTTGCCGCCGCAAGCGAAGATGGCTCTGTTCCCAAGGGCTACTACGTTCCCCTTGCCCATACCGACGACATCGGGTTCCCCGTAGGCAATTTCGATAGTGCTGCCGTAAAGGAATGGTTCCTGGCCTTTTGGGATGAATCTTGCGAGGTCGTTGACGGCAAGCATCGCCGCACTTTCGTTTTTCATAACGCAAAGTTCGACTTGCATGTGCTTTCCCGAGCTTTTGGACTTTCCATTCCGCAAATTACTGCGGCTAAGATAGTAGATACCCTCATTGCCGCCTGGATGCTTTCGCCGGGTCAGACGGGCCTCGGGCTGGACAACCAGGTGATGCAGCGCCTGAACCACGAGATGATTCCCATAGAAAATCTCATCGGGCGTGGCAAGAGCCAGATTCCTTTCAACCGCGTTCCTGTGAAGGATGCCGCCGAATACGGCGCCGAAGATGCGGTCTATACGCTCCGCCTCTGGAGGCCTCTGCTGCAAGAGCTCCAGAAGATGGACTACGAGAAGTTTTTCTACAGCCAGGAAATGCCCCTGCTGAAGGTGCTGTACCAGATGGAGGGCGTTGGGGCCTACGTGGATACGGCGGTCCTCAAGAATCTGGAAGTGGAACTTGCCGGTCGTATTGAAAAACTGGAAAAAGAAATCTGCGACATGGCGGGGCTGGAATTCAACATCGGTAGCCCAAAACAGCTGGGCGAGGTGCTGTTCGATACCTTGGGACTCCCCGAAATCAAGAAACGCAGCACCGACGCCGCCGTGCTGGAGGAACTTTCCGTCAGTGCACCGCACCCCATCGTTTTTGCCATCATAGAGTACCGCGAACTCAAGAAGATGCAGAGCACCTACGTATCAGTGCTCCCGACGCTGGTGAACCCGAGGACAAAGCGGATTCACACCAGCTTTATCCAGTGGGGGACGGCTACGGGTCGCCTTTCCAGCCGAGATCCCAACTTGCAGAACATTCCGGTCCGTAGCGATTTGGGCAAAAAGATACGTGCCGCATTCGTTCCCGAGAACCCGGACAATGTCATCTTGGCTGTGGACTACTCTCAGATTGAGCTCCGCATGTTGGCCCACCTGAGCGGCGACCCCGCCCTTATCGAAAGCTACAAGGAAGGAATCGACATTCACGCCCGCACGGCCGCCGCCATCTACGGAGTAGAATTGGACGCCGTCACCGCAGACATGCGTCGCGACGCCAAGGTGGTGAACTTCGGCATCCTCTACGGCATGACGGCTTTCCGCCTGTCTCGGGACTTGAAAATCCCCATGGCCCAGGCCAGGGATTTTATCACCGGGTATTTCGGCATGTATCAGGGAGTGCAAAAGTTTATCGACGACACCAAGGCCTACGCCCACAAGAACGGCTATGTGGAAACCCTTTCGGGCCGCCGCCGCTACATCGCGGGCATTGACAGTTCCGACCGCATGGAAAGCCAGATGGCGGAACGCATGGCGGTAAACACCCCGGTGCAGGGTAGTGCCGCAGACCTCATCAAGATTGCAATGATCCGCATTCAGGAGCGTATCAACCGGGAAAATCTCCCCCTGAAGATGATGCTCCAGGTCCACGACGAACTGGTTTTCGAGTGCCCCAAGGACCGTCTGGAAGAACTTTCTGCCATGGTGAAGGCCGAAATGGAAGGGGCCATGGAACTGAGGGTGCCCCTGGTGGCAAGCGTCGGTTCTGGGGAAAATTGGCTTGAGGCTCACTAA
- a CDS encoding acyltransferase — protein sequence MPSALPTEKPRYAFVDLAKGLCIMLVVWHHVASTWGLDTYPLKLPLSTFRMPLYFFLSGLFFKSYAGFFDFCLRKVNKLLIPFTFFFITTSCILPFILAHFHLRPSPGCSVWYSFIWQGYFPNFPIWFLLGLFWTNLIFYGIYLAAKKLPPKFSNLGLVALSLAVGGLGFFLGRKGINLPMFMDTAMTAIPYFCAGHFAFRYTALLKPNKLDKLNIPLALLGFGLVYLLSDSTVSYVQNHFQLPFWSTYLCGLSGALGILLLSKAIKKIPLVSYFGRYSIMILVTHGWVQWAIIKILREFHIHWSKGVSLAFVFVVTMLLYLGIIPFMKRFMPHVTAQKDVIKRE from the coding sequence ATGCCCTCTGCCCTACCTACCGAAAAGCCCCGCTACGCCTTTGTGGACCTTGCCAAAGGCCTCTGCATCATGCTGGTGGTGTGGCACCATGTGGCAAGCACCTGGGGGCTGGACACCTACCCGCTGAAACTTCCCCTTTCCACCTTCCGCATGCCCCTGTACTTTTTTCTTTCGGGGCTGTTCTTCAAGAGCTACGCCGGATTCTTCGATTTTTGCCTGCGGAAAGTCAACAAGCTGCTGATCCCCTTCACCTTCTTTTTCATTACCACTTCCTGCATTTTGCCGTTCATCCTCGCCCACTTCCACCTGCGGCCAAGCCCCGGCTGTAGCGTGTGGTATTCTTTCATTTGGCAGGGATATTTCCCGAATTTTCCCATCTGGTTTCTGCTGGGGCTTTTCTGGACCAACCTGATTTTTTACGGAATTTACCTCGCGGCAAAGAAGCTTCCGCCAAAATTTTCCAACTTGGGACTTGTGGCCCTGTCATTGGCCGTTGGCGGCCTGGGATTCTTTCTCGGGCGAAAAGGCATCAATCTGCCCATGTTCATGGACACCGCCATGACGGCCATCCCCTATTTCTGCGCCGGGCATTTTGCCTTCCGCTATACGGCTCTTCTCAAGCCGAACAAGTTGGACAAGCTGAACATCCCCTTGGCCCTCCTGGGCTTTGGCCTGGTGTACCTCCTGTCGGACTCCACGGTAAGCTATGTACAAAACCATTTCCAGCTGCCCTTCTGGAGCACTTACCTTTGCGGACTATCCGGAGCGCTGGGCATACTCCTTTTGTCCAAGGCCATCAAGAAGATTCCCCTGGTGTCTTATTTCGGGCGATATTCCATCATGATTCTCGTGACCCACGGCTGGGTACAGTGGGCCATTATCAAGATTCTGCGGGAATTTCACATTCACTGGTCCAAAGGCGTTTCACTCGCCTTCGTCTTCGTGGTCACCATGCTTTTATACTTGGGAATCATACCCTTCATGAAGCGGTTCATGCCCCATGTGACCGCCCAAAAGGACGTGATTAAGCGGGAATAA